A single genomic interval of Zunongwangia sp. HGR-M22 harbors:
- the fucP gene encoding L-fucose:H+ symporter permease, translating to MNQAPVVSKKVLLPFILVTSLFALWGFANDITNPMVSAFKKVLELDNFRASLVQLAFYGGYFTMALPAAIFVNRYSYKKGVLLGLALYAVGALLFYPAAAYEQFYFFLAALYILTFGLAFLETTANPYILAMGDPKTATRRLNLAQSFNPMGALAGLIVAQNYILAALKSDDITENGDLLYETLGVAERNNIRTEDLAVIRDPYVILGLVVIAFFLIILFTKMPQNKNQEAKSNIQQSIRRLFKNGKFTWGVIAQMFYVGAQIMVWTYLYQYAESIGISNTLAVNYGIAALVLFLLGRWIGTAMMKFVDSGKLLMCFAIGASLCTIITIYSNGIIGLYSLVGISLFMSIMFPTIYGVALEGLDQDAKFGAAFLVMAIVGGALMPALQGLILDIGGTGYSDVLILGVPEVNFSFILPLICFLVVCFYGRMVIKTS from the coding sequence ATGAATCAGGCACCTGTTGTTTCTAAAAAAGTATTACTTCCATTTATATTGGTTACTTCATTGTTTGCATTATGGGGTTTCGCAAACGATATAACTAATCCCATGGTTTCTGCATTTAAAAAAGTGCTAGAACTCGACAATTTTAGAGCCTCTTTAGTGCAATTGGCATTTTATGGGGGCTATTTCACTATGGCTTTACCTGCAGCGATCTTTGTCAATCGCTACTCTTATAAGAAAGGAGTTTTACTCGGTTTGGCGCTCTATGCGGTGGGAGCTTTATTATTTTATCCGGCTGCGGCATATGAGCAGTTTTACTTTTTCTTGGCTGCCTTATATATTTTGACATTTGGACTAGCGTTCTTAGAAACAACAGCCAATCCATATATCCTAGCAATGGGCGATCCCAAAACTGCTACAAGACGTTTGAATCTTGCGCAATCTTTTAATCCAATGGGAGCATTGGCGGGTTTGATTGTGGCTCAAAATTATATTCTGGCGGCTTTAAAAAGTGATGATATTACGGAAAATGGAGACTTACTTTATGAAACCCTTGGGGTGGCAGAAAGAAACAATATACGTACAGAAGATTTGGCAGTAATTCGAGATCCTTATGTAATATTGGGACTGGTAGTCATTGCATTTTTTTTAATAATTCTCTTTACTAAAATGCCACAAAATAAAAATCAGGAAGCTAAGTCGAATATTCAACAATCTATTAGAAGGTTATTTAAGAATGGAAAATTTACGTGGGGAGTAATAGCACAAATGTTCTATGTAGGAGCACAGATAATGGTTTGGACATATTTGTACCAATACGCAGAATCTATAGGGATAAGTAATACCTTAGCTGTCAATTATGGTATTGCTGCGCTTGTACTCTTTCTTTTAGGTCGCTGGATTGGAACGGCGATGATGAAGTTTGTGGATTCTGGCAAATTATTAATGTGCTTTGCCATAGGCGCTTCATTATGTACTATTATTACTATTTATTCAAATGGAATTATAGGCTTATATTCTCTAGTAGGAATATCATTATTTATGTCAATAATGTTTCCAACAATATATGGTGTAGCATTGGAAGGTTTGGATCAAGATGCTAAATTTGGAGCTGCATTTTTGGTCATGGCGATAGTGGGAGGCGCCTTGATGCCAGCTCTCCAAGGATTAATTTTGGACATTGGAGGAACCGGTTATTCAGATGTCCTAATATTGGGTGTGCCGGAAGTCAATTTCTCTTTTATACTTCCGTTAATTTGTTTTTTAGTAGTATGCTTTTATGGTAGAATGGTAATTAAAACTAGCTAG
- a CDS encoding GntR family transcriptional regulator — MSTKTIDVKIKENSRIPKYKQIVDSIINDISRGNLKVDQKIPSINELSESCYLSRDTVEKAYRLLKKQQIIISVKGKGYYIAKNDLISKVNVFFLVNKPSSYKMRIYNSFVNALGVNGHVNLYIYHCEESLFVKAIEKNINAFDYYVIMPHFKDNNLNHASYTPEIITTLENIPKDKLILLDNGKPNIKGIYGSVYQDFRSDIYEALKEGLQKLKKYDKLILVYPQKSVFPYPKRIMHGFRQFCIENNFDFEILDEIYDDMELQKLDVYITIEESDLVNLVKQIREKNLKLGKDIGVISYNDTPLKELLGITVISTDFKAMGESAAYMVLKNKKEKVKNVFKYIERNSV; from the coding sequence ATGTCAACGAAAACGATTGATGTTAAAATAAAAGAAAATTCCCGAATACCAAAATATAAGCAGATAGTTGATTCAATTATTAATGATATTTCTAGAGGAAATTTAAAGGTTGATCAAAAAATCCCTTCTATAAATGAGCTAAGTGAAAGTTGTTATCTATCGAGAGATACCGTTGAAAAGGCTTATAGACTACTAAAAAAACAGCAAATTATAATATCAGTAAAAGGAAAGGGATACTACATCGCTAAAAATGATTTGATTTCTAAGGTAAACGTGTTTTTTTTGGTTAATAAACCAAGCTCTTACAAGATGCGTATTTATAATTCTTTTGTAAATGCTCTAGGAGTTAACGGGCACGTTAATCTTTATATTTATCATTGTGAGGAGTCTCTATTTGTAAAAGCAATAGAAAAAAATATAAATGCATTTGATTATTATGTAATAATGCCACATTTTAAAGATAATAACCTAAATCATGCAAGTTACACTCCAGAAATTATAACTACATTAGAAAATATTCCTAAGGACAAATTGATACTGCTAGATAATGGAAAACCAAACATAAAAGGAATTTATGGTAGTGTTTATCAAGATTTTAGAAGTGATATTTATGAAGCCCTAAAAGAAGGCTTACAAAAACTTAAAAAATATGATAAATTAATATTGGTTTACCCACAAAAATCAGTTTTCCCCTATCCAAAAAGAATAATGCATGGATTTAGACAGTTTTGCATCGAAAATAATTTTGATTTTGAAATTCTCGATGAGATCTATGATGATATGGAACTACAAAAACTAGATGTTTATATTACTATTGAAGAAAGTGATTTAGTGAATCTGGTAAAACAAATTCGAGAAAAAAATTTAAAACTAGGAAAAGATATTGGTGTTATATCTTATAATGACACTCCTTTAAAAGAATTACTGGGTATTACTGTAATTAGCACAGACTTTAAAGCCATGGGCGAATCTGCTGCTTATATGGTACTTAAAAATAAAAAAGAAAAAGTCAAAAATGTATTCAAATATATCGAGCGCAATTCGGTCTAG
- a CDS encoding bifunctional aldolase/short-chain dehydrogenase, with translation MQKTFQYVDYLWDEAKAAELGDDQVALFLYRSNILGTDLRITNYGGGNTSCKTIEKDPLTNEDVEVMWVKGSGGDIGTLTRKGIAGLYTERLRNLKNVYGGLEDEDRMVGLFNHCIYDLDSKAPSIDTPLHGLLPFKHIDHLHPDALIAVAAAKDSEQVTKEIWGDTMGWVPWQRPGFDLGLQLEKCLEENPGIRGIVLGSHGLFTWGDTSYDCYINSLEVIEMASEYIEKKIKENGEVFGGQKLKSLPAEERKEKAAELMPLLRRLASSENQMIGHFTDSDTVLQYINSNDLERLAPMGTSCPDHFLRTKIQPLILSLDPSDEVTDTEATLKKLEPSFEQYREEYRQYYENHKHANSPAMRDPNPVIIIYPGVGMFSFAKNKQTTRVASEFYVNAINVMRGAEAITEYTSLPRQEAFDIEYWLLEEAKLQRMPAEKPLSRKVAVVTGAAGGIGKAIADKLILEGANVVLTDISQENLEEALSTYKRDEAAIAICDVTNEDSIEKAYKEANLAFGGVDIVVHSAGLAISKSLLDTTLKDWELLQNVLVKGQFLMAQKGFEIMRKQGLGGDIVNIASKNGLVSGPNNVGYGTAKAAQQHMTRLLAAELGGDHIRVNTVNPDGVIVGSKIWEGDWAEGRAKAHGIKVEDLPAHYAKRNLLNEIILPEDIANGVFACVGVLDKSTGNTINVDGGMANAFVR, from the coding sequence ATGCAAAAAACTTTTCAGTACGTAGACTATCTCTGGGATGAAGCCAAGGCAGCCGAATTGGGTGACGATCAGGTAGCTTTATTTTTATACCGGTCTAATATATTAGGAACCGATCTAAGAATCACTAATTATGGTGGCGGCAATACCAGTTGCAAAACCATCGAAAAAGATCCACTTACCAATGAAGATGTCGAGGTGATGTGGGTTAAAGGCTCTGGTGGTGATATTGGTACGCTTACCCGAAAAGGAATTGCCGGTTTATATACGGAACGCCTTAGAAACTTGAAAAATGTTTACGGTGGTTTAGAAGATGAAGACCGAATGGTAGGACTTTTTAATCACTGTATCTACGATCTGGATAGTAAAGCACCTTCCATCGATACACCCTTGCACGGTTTATTGCCTTTTAAACATATCGATCACCTACACCCCGATGCGCTTATCGCGGTTGCGGCTGCAAAAGATAGTGAACAGGTGACCAAAGAAATTTGGGGAGATACTATGGGTTGGGTACCCTGGCAGCGTCCTGGTTTCGATTTAGGGCTTCAGCTAGAAAAATGTTTGGAAGAAAATCCCGGAATTCGTGGAATCGTATTGGGTAGCCACGGTTTATTTACTTGGGGCGATACTTCTTACGATTGCTACATAAATAGTCTGGAGGTTATTGAAATGGCTTCTGAATATATTGAAAAGAAAATCAAAGAAAACGGAGAAGTTTTTGGCGGACAAAAACTAAAATCTTTACCTGCGGAAGAACGGAAAGAAAAGGCTGCCGAGTTAATGCCGTTACTACGCAGATTAGCTTCTTCAGAAAATCAAATGATTGGTCATTTTACTGATAGCGACACCGTTTTGCAATATATCAACAGTAACGATCTGGAGCGTTTGGCGCCTATGGGAACCTCTTGCCCCGATCATTTTCTGCGCACAAAAATTCAGCCGCTCATCCTAAGCTTAGATCCATCAGATGAGGTGACCGATACCGAAGCTACGCTGAAAAAATTAGAGCCTTCTTTTGAACAATATCGTGAAGAATACCGTCAATATTACGAAAATCATAAACACGCCAACAGTCCGGCAATGCGTGATCCTAATCCGGTGATTATCATTTATCCCGGCGTAGGAATGTTCAGTTTTGCCAAGAACAAGCAAACCACCCGTGTAGCTAGTGAATTTTATGTAAATGCCATCAACGTAATGCGTGGTGCTGAAGCGATTACTGAATATACTTCTTTACCAAGACAAGAGGCTTTTGATATCGAATATTGGTTGTTAGAAGAGGCTAAATTACAACGAATGCCTGCGGAAAAACCACTTTCACGTAAAGTAGCCGTTGTTACAGGTGCCGCCGGTGGAATTGGTAAAGCAATTGCCGATAAATTAATTCTCGAAGGAGCTAACGTAGTGCTCACCGATATTAGTCAGGAGAATTTAGAGGAAGCTTTATCGACTTACAAACGTGACGAAGCTGCGATTGCCATTTGCGATGTTACCAATGAAGATTCAATAGAAAAGGCCTACAAAGAAGCAAATCTTGCCTTTGGAGGGGTAGACATCGTGGTGCATTCAGCAGGATTAGCGATTTCAAAATCCTTACTGGACACAACACTGAAAGATTGGGAACTATTACAAAACGTATTGGTAAAAGGGCAATTCTTAATGGCGCAAAAAGGCTTTGAAATTATGCGCAAGCAAGGTTTAGGTGGCGATATCGTAAATATTGCCAGTAAAAACGGACTCGTTTCTGGACCTAACAATGTAGGCTACGGAACGGCAAAAGCGGCGCAACAACATATGACGCGCTTATTAGCTGCGGAATTAGGTGGCGATCATATTCGTGTGAATACCGTGAATCCAGATGGAGTAATCGTAGGTAGTAAAATATGGGAAGGCGATTGGGCTGAAGGTCGAGCAAAAGCTCACGGAATTAAAGTGGAAGATCTTCCGGCGCATTACGCTAAAAGAAATTTATTAAATGAAATTATCTTACCAGAGGATATCGCAAACGGCGTATTTGCCTGCGTAGGCGTCCTAGATAAAAGCACCGGAAACACCATTAATGTCGATGGCGGTATGGCGAATGCTTTTGTGAGATAA
- a CDS encoding SDR family oxidoreductase, with product MELKLKNKIVLVTGGAGIEGSIGHTIIFTLAKEGAIPIILDRNMRGMEYEKKLQQSIPKARFFQTDLSKPEEIKSSVEKVTEEFSGIDVIINNVGVNDGASLESSIEEFMNSIHLNLLSYYATVKFALPLLKKNKGNILNIGSKVAVTGQGGTSGYAASKGGVLALTREWAVDLIQYQIRCNALIIAESMTPAYQNWLDTLKDGTQKRKSIEEKIPFGNRMTTPQEIADMAMFIISEKSSHTTGQFIYVDGGYVHLDRALLK from the coding sequence ATGGAATTAAAACTAAAAAATAAAATAGTATTGGTAACTGGTGGAGCTGGTATAGAAGGAAGTATCGGGCATACTATAATTTTCACCTTAGCAAAAGAGGGAGCTATTCCAATAATTTTGGACAGGAATATGCGCGGAATGGAATATGAAAAGAAATTGCAGCAATCAATACCTAAAGCAAGATTTTTTCAAACTGACTTGTCTAAACCAGAAGAAATTAAATCTTCAGTAGAGAAGGTTACTGAAGAATTTTCAGGAATCGACGTGATTATTAATAATGTAGGTGTGAATGATGGTGCTTCATTGGAATCCAGTATAGAGGAGTTTATGAATTCAATACATTTAAATCTTTTAAGTTATTACGCCACTGTAAAATTTGCCTTGCCGTTATTAAAGAAAAATAAAGGTAACATCCTTAATATAGGTTCCAAAGTGGCTGTAACTGGGCAGGGAGGGACTTCTGGGTACGCGGCTTCTAAAGGAGGCGTATTAGCTCTTACCAGAGAATGGGCCGTAGATTTAATTCAGTACCAAATTAGGTGTAATGCATTAATTATAGCAGAAAGCATGACCCCAGCATATCAGAACTGGTTAGATACTCTTAAGGATGGAACTCAGAAAAGAAAATCTATCGAAGAAAAAATACCATTTGGAAACCGAATGACTACACCACAGGAAATTGCTGATATGGCTATGTTCATTATTTCAGAAAAATCCAGTCATACAACCGGTCAGTTTATTTACGTAGATGGAGGATATGTTCATCTAGATCGTGCATTATTAAAATAA
- a CDS encoding FGGY-family carbohydrate kinase: MDKQKVTAVFDIGKTNKKFFLFDKDYQEVFREYTRLPLTVDEDGYPTEDITLLKQWIKDTFHSILESEEFEVKSINFSTYGASLVHLDHHGNVLTPLYNYTKPIEKEITDAFYAKYGGELKIAVETASPQSGMLNSGLQLFWLKKKYPEIFSKIKYSLHLPQYLSFLFTGIPVSEYTSIGCHTNLWNYDKEDYHEWVYAEGFDQLFGPIVPTASSINTSYKGKKIKIGVGIHDSSSALLPYILSKKKSFLLLSTGTWSISLNPFNQESLDELAIKNNCLNYLRVDGKRVKASRFFMGNEYRIQVEKLGEYYGKEYGYHRNVEFDSDLYLRLIENPSIYFKFEGISLKRKKLHQTDLKPFATFEEAYHQLMIELMELQIHTIRNAIGNSAIHKIYIDGGFTDNDVFMKLMAHHFSEFKVLSTHSPLGSALGAAMVISNKKVDAKFLKENYRMKKLVPLLLTK, encoded by the coding sequence ATGGATAAACAAAAAGTAACGGCTGTTTTTGATATTGGTAAAACCAACAAGAAATTTTTCTTGTTCGATAAAGATTATCAGGAGGTTTTTCGGGAATATACGCGGTTGCCACTTACGGTAGATGAAGATGGTTATCCTACCGAGGATATTACGCTTTTAAAGCAGTGGATTAAAGATACGTTTCATTCGATTTTAGAAAGTGAAGAATTTGAAGTAAAATCGATCAATTTTTCGACCTATGGAGCGAGTTTAGTGCATTTAGACCATCACGGAAATGTCTTGACGCCTTTATATAACTACACGAAACCGATTGAGAAGGAAATTACCGATGCGTTTTATGCGAAATACGGTGGCGAATTGAAAATCGCAGTAGAAACAGCATCACCACAATCGGGAATGTTGAATTCTGGACTGCAATTATTTTGGTTGAAGAAAAAATATCCTGAGATTTTTAGCAAAATTAAATACTCGCTTCATTTGCCTCAATATTTGTCGTTTTTATTTACCGGAATTCCGGTAAGCGAATATACCTCGATAGGTTGCCACACTAATTTGTGGAATTATGATAAAGAGGATTATCACGAATGGGTTTATGCCGAAGGTTTCGATCAGTTATTCGGCCCCATAGTTCCAACCGCGAGCAGCATTAACACCTCTTATAAAGGCAAAAAAATTAAAATTGGGGTTGGGATTCACGATAGTTCTTCTGCCCTATTGCCGTATATTTTAAGTAAAAAGAAATCATTTTTACTACTTTCTACCGGAACTTGGAGTATTTCACTAAATCCATTTAACCAAGAAAGTTTAGATGAATTAGCGATTAAAAATAATTGCCTGAACTACCTACGGGTAGATGGAAAACGTGTAAAAGCATCTCGATTTTTTATGGGAAATGAATACCGAATTCAGGTAGAAAAACTAGGCGAATACTACGGAAAAGAATATGGATACCATCGGAATGTGGAATTTGACTCGGATTTGTATTTACGACTGATTGAAAATCCTTCTATTTATTTCAAATTTGAAGGAATTTCGCTGAAGCGTAAAAAGTTACATCAAACCGATTTAAAACCTTTTGCTACGTTTGAAGAAGCCTATCATCAATTAATGATTGAATTAATGGAATTGCAAATTCATACGATTCGAAATGCGATTGGCAATTCAGCCATTCATAAAATTTATATTGATGGTGGTTTTACCGATAATGATGTGTTTATGAAATTGATGGCGCATCATTTTAGCGAATTTAAAGTATTATCAACGCATTCACCTTTAGGCTCAGCCTTAGGAGCGGCGATGGTAATATCCAATAAAAAAGTAGATGCTAAATTTTTAAAAGAAAACTACCGAATGAAGAAATTAGTTCCGCTGTTGTTGACGAAGTAG
- a CDS encoding amidohydrolase family protein, giving the protein MIIDTHQHFWKYNAQTHGWIDDKMKRIRKDFLPEDLEPLLKENGVEGCIAVQADQTETENDFLLQLSEENDFIKGIIGWVNFRANNIEDRLAYYAASQKIKGFRHVVQAEADPNFLLRKEFCNGIAKLEKYGFIYEILVFPHQLGAVLEFVRKFPNQKFVIDHIGKPYIEDGYIYGWMTMIKEIANFENVYCKLSGMITEADYVGWSYKQLEPYIEVILNVFGAKRLMFGSDWPVCLVAGEYLEIMNIAEKAVSRLGENEKAAFWGENAVKFYNL; this is encoded by the coding sequence ATGATAATTGATACACATCAGCATTTTTGGAAATATAATGCACAAACGCACGGATGGATTGATGATAAAATGAAACGCATCCGGAAAGATTTTTTACCTGAAGATTTAGAACCACTCCTCAAAGAGAATGGAGTGGAAGGCTGTATTGCTGTGCAAGCAGATCAAACCGAAACAGAAAATGATTTTCTATTACAGCTTTCTGAAGAGAATGATTTTATTAAAGGAATTATAGGTTGGGTTAATTTCCGTGCAAATAACATCGAGGATAGACTTGCATATTATGCAGCTTCTCAAAAAATCAAAGGTTTTCGCCATGTAGTACAAGCTGAGGCGGATCCTAATTTTTTACTTCGGAAGGAATTCTGCAACGGGATAGCAAAGCTGGAAAAATATGGATTTATTTATGAAATATTAGTATTTCCGCATCAATTAGGAGCTGTTTTAGAATTTGTTCGAAAATTTCCGAATCAAAAATTTGTTATCGATCATATTGGCAAACCCTATATCGAAGATGGTTATATTTATGGGTGGATGACTATGATAAAGGAAATAGCAAATTTCGAGAATGTTTATTGCAAACTTTCCGGAATGATCACTGAAGCAGACTATGTTGGCTGGTCCTATAAACAGTTAGAACCGTATATAGAAGTTATTTTAAACGTTTTTGGAGCCAAACGTTTAATGTTTGGATCAGATTGGCCAGTTTGTCTTGTAGCAGGTGAATATCTTGAGATAATGAATATTGCTGAAAAAGCAGTTTCAAGATTAGGTGAAAATGAGAAAGCAGCTTTTTGGGGAGAAAATGCTGTGAAATTTTATAATCTATAA
- a CDS encoding TIM barrel protein: protein MKINTDQLSEFNKKQNDSFENEIDFLGNKFAKKGISIAKIIQKLADFQVAIPSWALGAGGTRFGRFSYGGEPSSLEQKLDDIGILHALTRTAGAVSLHIPWDIPEDVNAIKDIAKSHDIIFDAMNSNTFQDQPDAKESYKFGSLNSIDKASREYAVEHNKEVIKIGQQLGSKSLTVWLADGASFPGQLNFQNALQNTEKSLQEIYASMPEDWKLFIEYKPYEPNFYSTTIQDWGTSFMLVNACGDRAFTLVDLGHHLPNTNIEQIVATLMYKGKLGGFHFNDSKYGDDDLTVGSIKPYALFLIFNELVYGMENNPQNPYPAWMIDASHNIKDPLEDLLQSLEAILIAYAQALLVDQKALKEAQQNNDVTKCQEILQDAYRTDVRPIVKAARAKSGAAVNPIEAYRAFDVRNTLIEARGLKTVATGL, encoded by the coding sequence ATGAAAATAAATACTGATCAACTATCAGAATTCAATAAAAAACAAAACGATTCGTTCGAAAACGAAATCGATTTCTTAGGAAATAAATTTGCTAAAAAAGGAATTTCGATAGCTAAAATTATACAAAAATTAGCCGATTTTCAAGTGGCTATACCGAGTTGGGCGTTAGGGGCCGGTGGAACGCGATTTGGTCGTTTTTCTTATGGCGGAGAGCCTTCTTCTTTAGAACAAAAGTTAGACGATATTGGTATTCTTCACGCTTTAACAAGAACTGCAGGAGCGGTTTCTTTGCATATTCCGTGGGATATTCCTGAAGATGTGAATGCGATTAAAGATATCGCTAAAAGTCACGATATTATTTTTGATGCGATGAATTCGAATACCTTTCAGGATCAGCCTGATGCAAAAGAAAGTTATAAATTCGGTTCACTCAACAGCATCGATAAAGCTTCTCGTGAATATGCGGTAGAACATAACAAAGAAGTGATTAAAATTGGACAGCAATTAGGTTCTAAAAGTTTAACGGTTTGGTTGGCTGATGGTGCAAGTTTTCCCGGTCAGCTGAATTTTCAAAATGCTTTGCAAAATACTGAAAAAAGCTTACAAGAAATTTATGCTTCTATGCCAGAAGATTGGAAGCTTTTTATTGAATACAAACCTTACGAGCCAAATTTTTACAGCACCACCATTCAGGATTGGGGAACGTCATTTATGCTCGTCAACGCTTGCGGCGATCGCGCTTTCACGTTGGTTGATTTAGGGCATCATTTACCGAATACCAATATTGAACAAATTGTGGCGACATTAATGTATAAAGGAAAATTAGGCGGATTCCATTTTAACGACAGTAAATATGGTGACGATGATCTGACGGTAGGTTCCATTAAGCCTTATGCCCTGTTCTTGATTTTTAATGAATTGGTTTACGGAATGGAAAACAATCCGCAAAATCCCTATCCGGCTTGGATGATTGACGCCAGCCATAATATTAAAGATCCGTTGGAAGATTTATTGCAATCGCTGGAAGCTATTTTAATCGCCTACGCGCAAGCTTTATTAGTCGATCAGAAAGCATTGAAAGAAGCGCAGCAAAATAATGATGTCACTAAATGTCAGGAAATATTACAGGATGCGTACAGAACTGATGTTCGCCCAATCGTAAAAGCGGCAAGAGCTAAAAGCGGCGCAGCTGTAAATCCGATTGAAGCCTACCGAGCTTTTGATGTTCGTAATACGCTTATTGAAGCTCGCGGACTGAAAACGGTAGCAACGGGATTGTAG